The genomic interval tcgttATATTTCATTCCTATTCCTACCGACTGTTAGAATGATATTCGAGTATTTTACAATGCAACCGAACAAAAGAATGAAATCAAACTTAATTCCTTTCCATTTCATTACTTCTAACCAAACCAAACGCAGCCTTAGTTTGTTTAGATTGATCAATATCTAGAACTTGTTTATAGCTGAGTTTAGTTTTCTGAGGAAGTGTGATTAGTTCATGAAATTTTGATTGGAATTTCCTTTTTTATACAGGACAAGGTGGTGGAGTCATTCAGGGCACAGCAAGTGAAGCTGTTCTAGTTGTACTATTGGCTGCTCGCGATAAGTTTTTGGGCAAGTTTGGTAAAAATGCTCTTGGGAAACTTGTTGTTTATGCTTCTGATCAGACTCATTCAGCTTTGCAAAAGGCTTGTCAGGTATCTTCTATATCAATCTCATGTGTTTAAGATTTCCAATGTCTTAGCTAAGCATATTGCTACATGTTCTTCTGATATGGAAATTTGTCTATTTTCCTTGAACATGTTTGGTGGAAGTGTTTGTTTAATCTATGCAGCACTCTTTCTAGGCTGAACTTTTTAAGTCTTTGAAACTTAGAGAGGTGTTTGTGTTGATAATGCTTGTTTAAATTAAATGTGACTATTATGGTTTAAAATACAGATTGGGGGTATTCATCCAGAGAATTGCAGGCTTCTAAGAACAGATTCTTCTACTAATTACGCCATCTCTCCCGCTGCACTAAGTGAGGCGATATCAACCGATGTTGCCAATGgtttaattccatttttcttaTGTGCAACGGTAGGAAATGACAACTCTTACATACTAAGCTGTATTCATCTGTAGTTTTTCTCCTCTTAAGTACTACTAGATAGCCTTTATATGAgaactttctcaattttaaaTCTATTATTTGCTCAAATCAATAAGAAAAATTTAGAGTTATTTGCAGTGAAACCTTTTTAACATTTGCAATTGTTACACATATGAttctagtaaaaaaaaatagtcccTTCTGTTAAGATTTTGTTGCAACACTACCCTTTTCGTTGTTAAGTGCTAATTAAACCTGTTAAATGATACATATGACACATGTGGCAATATTTCATTGCGCGGCATATTAAGGGGGTCATTTGTGTAACAATTGTAAATGTTAAAAGGGTTTCGTTGCAAATTTGACTTAAATCTTTTGATCCAAGTGGTTGAAATGTGTCAAGTAGACTTTATTGCATTACATAATCCAATTCAAATTTTCTTTTGTTGATAAAAGAAGCCTTTTCATTTGTCTCTACAGGTTGGTACCACTTCATCCACTGCAGTTGATCCTTTAACAGATTTAGCAAAGATTACCAAGGTAAATGAAACCTTAACTAATACCAACACCAAATATCTATGTATTCAAAATCTTATAGTGGTACTAATGTGTCCTTTTTCAGAGTTATGGAATTTGGCTCCATATCGATGCTGCATATGCCGGAAGTGCTTGCATATGTCCCGAATATCGCCACTACATCGACGGGGTTGAAGAAGCTGACTCGTTCAACATGAATGCACACAAATGGCTTCTCACTAACTTTGATTGTTCAGCACTTTGGATTAAGGTATACATAAATATGGCCTCTAATGAACTTGAGAATTTTTTTCACTTGTCCAAGTTTTTTGATTCAGATTTACTTGGTTTAATCTCTTCATAACAGGATAGAAATGCTTTGATTCAATCCTTGTCTACAAATCCTGAATTTCTGAAAAACAAGGTTGCTCTTTTTTTAAGTACATtacgaaaaaaaatataaataggaTTTATCCCCCCTGAACTGTTACCACTTTCAAATCATGCCCCGAACTTTTCCACTTGTTAAAAATTGAGTTGGCATTATGAGCCGCAATGTGGTATTGCCACATTCAAAGGCTTGATTTGAAAGTGGTAACAGTTCAGGGGGATAAATCCTATTTTACTCTTACGAAAATCGTACTAATAGATTCAACCAACTTTCTCCTTTGCATAATGAAATTGTTATTTAGGCTTCTCAAGCAAACTTGGTTGTGGATTACAAGGACTGGCAAATACCGCTCGGACGTCGGTTTAGGTTTGGCTTTCACTCAATTCAGATTTTCGTAGCGCATTCTTCTGAAATTCGTGTTTTGATAAATCTTCATGTACTTTTACTAATAGGTCACTTAAACTATGGATGGTACTTCGTCTTTATggtttagaaaacttacaatgCTACATAAGAAACCATATCAACTTGGCTAAACACTTTGAAGACCTTGTTGTTCAAGACTCAAGATTTGAGGTAATAAATTAAGTAATAGTCATAACTTTCTACTATGAAAATCCCACTATAAGGCAATGCAATGTAGCTTATTTTGGTGTTATATAACTTGGTAATTTTGTTGTGTTTGGCATTGGCATGGCAGATGGTAACTCCTAGAATATTTTCTTTGGTTTGTTTTCGGGTTCTACCGAGCTCTAAGGATGAAGGTTTGGCCAACAAACTGAACCATGAGCTGTTGAATGCTGTGAACTCATCTGGAAAAGCTTTCATGTCTCACACAGTAATAAACCTCTCACTTAGTCTCACTCTAGTACTAACTACTGATGATCATTTTATAGATTTTGATACTAAAATTAATAGATAATATGGTCCACTTTTGTTTGTTTTAATGTTGTTAGGGGCGTCTTTGTTTTACTGTTTtaggtactaaatcatgctttccagactttgatatctaccaaatcatgtccctcaaacttttatatatattaaatcataCCCGTTGAACTTTTattcatgttagaatttttttactaaaattaaacaaaaatcttttaatttaacaatctcaatagttcatggagaatttttaacgcacaaataattactaattaacctTTTTTATATAGCGTCCTACAATGTAGATATAGTAGATATTCTactagttttaaaaaaaattcaaataatttatagtattaaaAGTAAAGTTTAAAATTTGAATGTCTGAATAGTTTTTAGTAccgtaaattatttaaaattcatGAAATATCTGATGTAATTATACATGTACGTCGTCAtataaaaaagatttaaaattaTTTCTCTAATGTGAAAAATAAAGATATTCTTATcgataaaacaaaaataatgtcTCTACTGtagaatttttatatatatatatataatcacaagTGTAAAATGCAGGTGTTATCAGGCAAATATGTGCTACGCTTAGCTGTTGGGGCCCCATTGACTGAAGAGAGACATGTGAATTTGGCTTGGAATGTTATACAAGAAAAAGCCTCTACCTTATTATCAacaacttaaaaattcaatgttCTTGGATCAATGTTGAAGAATTTAGTAAGTTTGTTTTCTAGATTTTTAAGAGTGTTCCTTAATTCATATTTCGTTAGACGACCAATGTAGTTGTATATGGATTAATTGCGTATGCTTTTAGGATAGAATGAATGAACACCTTATTTGATTAGATAATAGATGATAATCAAAGTTCCAATAATTATGGCGATATTGATATCTACATATTCTTTGGAACATAATTTTTAATGGTGAATTAAGAATTTCTTCAATTGggtattaccaaatttatgtttttttttttttatatatataaaaaaaagaattaaaaataaaaggaaaaataataaaaatggagGTATTTTAAAATACCTCaatatttttctcttttattttctctctctctcaacacTCGAACTAGTGACCTTAAGGCAAGTTGTATTACAACCTACCATCAAGACCACAAGTGAGAGTTAGCCAtctgtttttttgttttatcaatttaatattttttgtttccAATATTTAATTGCTAATATTcagtcttttattttttttttctttttcttagatATATTGTTCCCATATTAGGAGAATTATTAACAATATTACATATAATTTGCCTAAATATGCTTTAATAAGATTATATCTAGTTAGAGGAGAAATCgagcatcctatatattttggtattatgaataaaaatttcttttttttttttaataaataaataattatgttaTTATTTCTCCTCTAAAATTATGTAGACAATAATAAAGCATGACAATCTTTGTGATTAAACCAAAAGTAGAGGACATATTGTGATTGCTTCTAATAGCCTGAACAGCAAGGAGGTTATCAGTCTCTACTTCAACTTTTTGCTAGTTATTGCTCTTAATCCAACTAAGAGCTTCTTTGATTCCCAGTGCTTCCACAACCTCGGCAGAATAGTTACCAGCCTTGTAACATGTTCTAGCTTCAATTAGTTTACCCAAGTCATCCCTTGCTACAATTCCAAAACCATAGAAATCTTCATGATGAAAAAGCGCAGCATctatattaattttgatataatTATTAGCAGGTTTAGTCCAAAGCTCGGCTCCATCATCACTATTATTAGGAGATAGAGATGATAGAGCAAATTTATCCTGAGCTTTTCGCCAGTGATCAAGAGTAATAGAAGCAGATACAAGAACATCATTTATAGAAGAATTCTTTTTGTTCCAAACTGTATTATTGCGAGATTTCCATAAAGCCCAACATAACATAGCAACTTTACAAACCTGATCATTGTCTCCTGTTTGCTGCAAACTTTCGAACCGGTAGCCAAAGAAGAGAGGAAGCATTTGCGTTTATAGGAAGGCAGAAGGATCTCCGGCGATCGAGGCAAAAGAACAATGCACAAGTGCATGAATGGCTGTCTCGGGTTGGGTTCTACAGACCGGACATTGAGCAGAAATGGGCACATATTTAGTTACAAGATTCACACATGTTGGAAGGGAATCGGTGATAGCACGCCATAGAAGATTTAGCACCTTTGGTGGGATCTTTAAGTGCTAGAATTTACGCCAAAAACCAGAATTATTCTGTGTTGGGGCTGCTGGTTTTTCAGTTTGCAGCAGTTGGTAGGCGCTTCAAACAGTAAAAACTCCTCTATGATCGGCTTTCCAAGACCAGAAATCAGGTCTAATAGTGTTTGTCAAAGGGATGCCGAGTATAATATCAGCTTCACGAGTTGGAAACAAATCCAAAATCACCTCAGAATCCCAATTTCGGTTGTCCATCTGCATAAGAGAGCTGACTGTGTTATTTTGTTTCCAATATTTAATTGCTAATATTCaatcttttattctttttttttttcttagatataTTGTTCTCATATTAGGAGAATTGTTAACAATGTTACATATAATTTGCCTAAATATGCTTTAATAAGATTATATCTAGTTAGAGGATACTCCCTCTCCTATATTTTTTGGTATTATgaataaaaatttcttttttttttttaataaataaataattatgttaTTATTTCTCCTCTAAAATTATGTAGGAGAATTAAAATAACTCGCACAATGTTTTTTACTTGAGagaatagaaatataaaattaaaaataaataaagaataaattaataaaaagggAGGTATTTTGAAATACCtcatattctctctctctttctctccctATAACTCTCGAACCCATGACCTCAAGGCAAGTATTATTTCAACCTACCATCAAGGCCACAAGTGAGAGTTGTCTAATTCTTACAcgttttactattttaatattctattactattattttgttttctttcaaatgtactaatattttgttttttatttgttcCATACATTTagaaaaagtaataataataaataacccATACATACATAAAAAGAAGAAGTAATGAgtagtaaatttttttatagtttgaTAATATTATTCATTATAAAAACACAACTCCTTTTAACTTGGAAAAGTTTaaagttttttagtttttaaatgtATAGTTATTGGAGCTCTTTTTTTTTCCAACCAAGCTCACCACCTTCTTTGGGATTAAGTGCGGCTTGGTCGGGTTATGTTTTGCTATTACAATTTGATTTTTGCTATTGCGATTAGTTTTGTCTCTGTGATATAGTTTTGAGTGTTCTAATCTTGTTTCTGTGACATAATTTGGAGTGTTTTAATTTTGTCTGTATGAcatagttttattttgttgGCTCTTTTATGTTCTTCGATGACTCGCCTACAAATCGTTGTTAGTAGTTGGAAATAACAAGTTCTCTGAGACTGAATGTAGTGCCCGTTGTGCAATTACGTACTTTATAGTTGAGTGCTCAAGCTACGAGGTTGAATGAACATGTTACAACAGTTTCTAATGATGTATCTTCTGCACAATGGATGATACAGAATATAGATGatgttgcaattttttttcaattttattttagttttttgtcAAACAATTTGGTAAGTAGACAACTGATTATTTagcttgttttttttaattttaattctaatcGTATTTCCAAAAGAATATgtcttaattaaattacatattattatttaagataATTGTTACTAgtcataatttattaaaaaactaatattattcgttattaaatattttatcaagttattttacatttttttaaacaataaataGTGCTTCTTCACACGTAGTAGAGAAGTACTATCCATTACTTTAATttggttttattattatttttgttaatatttatatgtgtgttatatgtataaattaagattatatttttaaaaataaataaatttatattttaaaatataatattttagtaatgtagagaaaattagaaaaactgaTGTATGGtgtaatataaaaatttgagataaaataaaaaataaaattttactaatctatttgaaaaaataaagtaaagaaACTGATGATAGTGCTTaacatatgatataaaaataaaaataaaataagattttagcaatattttttctttaaataatagAGTAAAGAAACCTCCAACAGGAGAATCCAATGATACCActccaaaataatagaaaattagtgcatgtttggcatcataactaaaaaactgttttttgtttttaaaaacagaaaattatttttaaaaacaatttggcttgtttggccttgttttttaaaaacagttttcagataacaaaatgttgttttctgttttaaaaatcaattcacttttggtcaatattgtttttaaaaatcaattcacttttggtcaatattgtttttaaaaatcactaaccaaacgtgacttgtgctttaaaaacttcaaaaactattttttgttctcatttctaaaaacaatttcttaaaacaaaaaacagaaaacaataccaaacatgctcttagATTTTAccaatatattttctttaaacaaatTTGTTCCACTACAATTTTCAACAATAACAAAGAAATATCATAATGATAATGTATCAACTTTGCTAACAGAAAGCCCAATAGGAATTCTATTTGGGCCGTTGAATATGAAGCCCATTTGTTTTGACCAAATTAATGCTCGTTTCTGAAATAAAGGCCACAAAATCACAAATGATAGCTAGAGCtcttacaaaaaaattaccaaaaaataatataaatatatattatgccacaaaaaaagtaaataaatatatattagaatATTAGATAAAATTACATCATTTTTTCGTCTATAAGTTTGATAAATATggatttttcattttatattttttttggatttttttttcataataattacCACCACattaatttgtaaaataattaattcaattaaaaGTATTTTAGTGGCCTACTTTTAATCTATATTTATAAGAACTAATAATTcaatttttccatattttttgaaaatttccaatattatatatttttttagaatataAAAATTCTACCCCAAATAAGATAGAAAGAAGACAACATTTCTATGTCTccaaacacacaaaaaaaaacatcattGTTTTCAGTGTAGATATCAGATAATGACATGTACAAAAAAAGCATACATATATGGAATAGtatgtattactattattttatcttgtttcttctaaaccataaaaatggaATTCCTATATGAGAATATTAAATTCCAAATATTGCCCATTTGGAACTTTGTAAGTACAAAAGACTATGCTATACTATGTGGAACTAATTGTGCTTccaatttttgttattattttaaattttgtattttgtaaaaattattgattgaattttttattttactaaatcATAAATTagactttatattttttaaaatattattaaatagtataatgaattatttttttgtcaaaataaaacttaataataacttaaatagaggtgctatgacaaaacttgTTAGGGTTTCTGCATTTATTtgtgttaattattatttttaagttggctatatttaaaaaattatcgaAAATTGAGCCTAGgatcttatatatattattttagaaaatacatgatttattttgttatttaacaaaatagaatgTCCAAGCAATCATTTTTACGAAATACAAAATCTAAAATAGTATTAACTTTTATAAGAAGTAAAGAGTTAATTAATACTAATTTAAACTatttgttttgtaaaaattatagtGGCCTtcggtaacacttttgtttttacattttttaatcacaaaaataaagtaaattttttgtttttaaaattttaattttgaaaaataaaaatgcgatCTATAactacttttcttttttaattttaaaaacagaaaataaaaatgtgttctataattttcttttttattttcatttgttgattttatttaagttgggtTCGGGgccaggtccgggtctggggTCGAAGTCCGGGTTCGTCGAGGTTCCAAGGTCTAGGTTGGAGTCAgagttcaaaatattaattaagaaaaaaaattgtttaaaaaaaattttggatgtaattttttttcaaaattttaaaattttaattcgaaaattaaaaaatgaaaataattttataaaattaaaatatatttttagaaaatattttcaaaattaaaaaaaaaaacaaagaaaattaccaAAACCACCCTATATATTAGATGCTAATCACAAATTTGGAAAGAATTTAATTCAATACATGCCCTTTGTCTCAATTATATGAAAAAGAATCTTATTCTGTGAGTTTGTCAGTGAAAACTGAGCTCCTCACATTAATGccccttcaaaaaaaaaaattataaaaatcaatattgattatttataaatatttatattttttattatttttctttataataattatctagTGTGGAGAGCGGCGTCAAATTGCTTAGCAACCAAATCGAATCTCTGCATTAAGAAGGTACTGAATGATAACAATTGCCCTTTGTGTGGCGTCTTCGCCGAAACTGAGCTGCATTTGTTAGTCTCTTGTCAATTTGCTTGGGCTTGTTGGGAGTTTTCTGGATTTATTGCAGCTGATAGCAATCCCGTGTCCTTGCTGTCATGGCTTAGTTCCAACGCTGCCCGAATGGATGATGAGAAGTTAAGCCGAGTCGTCATGTTGTGTTGGGCAATATGGTCAGCCAGAAATGATCTCCTTTGGAAGAATCGGGCTCGAAGTGTAAAAAGTGTGGTTGATTTTGCTCAATCAAGTTTGCACCAGTTTTTGAAGGCTCGGGCGAAGCAACTTACCTCTGCGCCTCGAAAGCCTGGTGATGCCTCGGAGATCTGGACCAAGCCGACTGTAGGCATCAAGTTGAACGTTGATGCAGCTCTCTTTGTTCAAGAACTCAAGCATGGATACGGCTGCGTGATTCGAAATACTGATGGTGACTTGGTTTCTGTTTTCGCTGGTGCAAAGCAAGGCAAAGTTTCACCTGAAATTGCAGAAGCTATGGGCATTAGAGAAGCGTTAAGTTGGTTGAAAAATCACAACTTTTCCCACGCTACTGTTGAATCCGATAGCCTGGTTTGTGTGGCTGCTATCCGAAGCAATGAGAAGCTTAATTCTGGGTTCGGTTTTATTGTGGAAGAGTGCAAGTTAATCCTTAGAAGTTTATTAAATGTTACTTTATGTTTTGTCAATCGTTCTGCGAATCGTGCCGCGCATTATATTGCCCGACACTCTTTGTCTCTAGCTGAACGTATGTTCCCTATTAATAGTGTTCCTTCGGAGTTGTTGTCTATTCTTTCGGGCGATAGCTCTTGATTAATAAAGaacacttttcttcaaaaaaaaaaaaaaaaaaaaacgtgaatgttttgtttttggttttAACTAAATCGTGAGTGTTAATAAAGTATAGTATATGTATTTTCGagtttttgatatttaaattattataatttaatttgttgaTGTGATTATGTTTATTGTAAGTATAGTAAATATTTTATCAGT from Cannabis sativa cultivar Pink pepper isolate KNU-18-1 chromosome 4, ASM2916894v1, whole genome shotgun sequence carries:
- the LOC115715119 gene encoding phenylacetaldehyde synthase; translated protein: MENGLLKENGLKPMDSEQLREYGHKMVDFIADYYKSIENFPVLSQVQPGYLHELIPDSAPIHPDSIQHVFDDIQNQILPGVTHWQSPSFFAYYPANSSIAGFIGEMLSSGLSIVGFSWIASPAATELESIVLDWLAKMLKLPKEFLSSGQGGGVIQGTASEAVLVVLLAARDKFLGKFGKNALGKLVVYASDQTHSALQKACQIGGIHPENCRLLRTDSSTNYAISPAALSEAISTDVANGLIPFFLCATVGTTSSTAVDPLTDLAKITKSYGIWLHIDAAYAGSACICPEYRHYIDGVEEADSFNMNAHKWLLTNFDCSALWIKDRNALIQSLSTNPEFLKNKASQANLVVDYKDWQIPLGRRFRSLKLWMVLRLYGLENLQCYIRNHINLAKHFEDLVVQDSRFEMVTPRIFSLVCFRVLPSSKDEGLANKLNHELLNAVNSSGKAFMSHTVLSGKYVLRLAVGAPLTEERHVNLAWNVIQEKASTLLSTT
- the LOC133037192 gene encoding uncharacterized protein LOC133037192 codes for the protein MTLWRAASNCLATKSNLCIKKVLNDNNCPLCGVFAETELHLLVSCQFAWACWEFSGFIAADSNPVSLLSWLSSNAARMDDEKLSRVVMLCWAIWSARNDLLWKNRARSVKSVVDFAQSSLHQFLKARAKQLTSAPRKPGDASEIWTKPTVGIKLNVDAALFVQELKHGYGCVIRNTDGDLVSVFAGAKQGKVSPEIAEAMGIREALSWLKNHNFSHATVESDSLVCVAAIRSNEKLNSGFGFIVEECKLILRSLLNVTLCFVNRSANRAAHYIARHSLSLAERIVIEIYGMCARFWWGGDNDFRKMHLGTWPHLCWHKSNGRMGFRNMFLFNQFPFAKQAGRLYDSLDSLVACVMKGFYYPHSSIVNVLEIKRASFLWKSVLYGAVIYGRKG